The Paenibacillus mucilaginosus 3016 genome includes the window GGCCGACCGCTTCCTTATCGGCTGACAGCAATACGCTGTGCCTGCTTTCGGCCGATGGCCGCACCTTCCGCAGGCTGGGACCCATGCTGGGCTACGAATCGTGGTTCCGCTGGGCGCCCAAAGCCGAGAAGCTGGCCTACATCGAAGGCGAAGGCCGGCTCGTGACCCAGAACAAGAAGCTGCAAATCCGGGAGGCGGGGGCGTTCCGCACGGGTGGGTATACGCCGCCAGGCTATGCGGACCGGGGCTTCACCTGGCTCGATGACAAGATGCTGGCCGTCTCCCGTTCCAAGGAGAGCGACTGGGAGACCGAGGAGCGCCTGCGGCCGCTGCCCGTGCTCTACCGGATTCCCGCGGCGGCCGCTGGACCGGACGCAGGGCAACAGCTCACGAGCCCGCCGGAAGGGTCGGGAGACTTCCAGCCCTACTATGTCAGGCGATCGGGCAAGCTGACCTGGGTGCGGTCGGACCGCAAGGAAGCGGACGTCTGGATCGCGGATGCCTCCGGTGCCGAAGCTGTTCCTTACATCAAAGGGCTCGCAGCGGGCTCGAGCTACTATGAGCATTTCGACTGGAGCTGGGCGCTCGCTTGGTATGACCCGCAGCCGGCGGCTGCAGGCCGTGCGGCCGTTCAGATGACGGCTACCTTCGGGGCGGGCGTGCCGTCCTACGCCCCATGGGGACGGATCGCCATGCAGGAGACGGCGAAGAAATACGGTGCCGAGATTCACGATTACCTGTATGTCGGCCGCAAGGAAGCGGGCCCGAATCTGACGGAAGACACGTTCAAGCTTTGGGTGGTGAAGGGAGGCCGAGGCTTCGGCGTGATCGTCCATGTACGCTGGGAGACTTCGACCGAGCAGTTGAAGTCGGTGACCTTCGAGGAAACGGATCGCTGAGGCAAGCAAAGTGCTGGTTCGTCCAAAGCACCCGAACCGACCAAAACCAGCCCGGCTCTTCCGCTTTATGCCGACTTGACCGGTTCAGACACCAGCCTCCGGCATGAGTCCGCACCGACATGCGACCATGATCGCGAACTGGTCCAGTAGGCGCATGGAACGAGCACCAGAAACCCGGCAGCGCCTATACAGGCGAGGCCGGGTGTTTTTTTTGTATGCCTATTGCGGGCGACTTTAATTTAGATTATTATCTAATTAGATAAATGACGAAAGAGGTGGCTGACGATGCCTGTACAGTTGGATAAGATCGTCACATATCACAAAGCGCTGGCTGATCCGACCCGCTTCCGCATGCTGATCCTGCTCGCCCAGGGGGAATGCAGCGGCCAGCAGCTGGCGGAGCGGCTGCATCTCGCTCCAGCAACGGTGACGCACCATGCGGCCAAGCTGCGGGAGGCCGCGCTGCTGCGGGAACGCCGGGAGAAGAACACGATTTATTTCTCCCTGAGCGAGTATTTTCTGAGAGAGCACGCCCAGGCTTCACTCGATCTCATCTTCCGGAATCCCAGCGCCGAAAAGGAGGAATTATCCATGGTGAACGAGAAGTTACAAGCATCCGTGTTCAAGCATTTTTTTACTAAAGAAGGCAGGCTGATCCGGATCCCCGCCCAGTACAAGAAGAAGCTGATCGCACTGGAACGGATTGCCCGCAGCCTGGAGCCCGGCCGTGCTTATGCGGAGCGGGAGCTGAACGAGGTGATCCGGGAATATCATGAGGATTTTGCAACCATCCGGCGGGAATTCATCATGCATCACTTTATGTTCCGTGAGAAGGATGTGTATGAGCTGAATCCGGAAGAAATGTGGACGAAGTGGGAGGAAGTCAGGTAGATGCAGGAACTGTTGAAGAAGGCAAGGGAAGTGGCGGCCGAAGCGGCGGAAGCCGCCGGAAGACTGGCGAAGGAGTATTTTGACCAGGAGAAGGAGATTCTCGCCAAGGGCAGTGAAGGCGATCTCGTAACGGCCGTCGACCTGCTCGCAGAACGGGAGATCCTGAGCCGGCTGAACGCCGCCTTCCCGGAGCATCAGGTCCGCAGCGAAGAGAGCGGCTGGTCGGGGGTGGAGGGCGACTGGCTCTGGCTGGTCGATCCGCTCGACGGCACGAACAACTATGCGATCGGGCTCGCCGCTTACGGCGTATCGATCACGCTGCTGTACCGCAAGGAGCCGGTGCTCGGCGTGATCTATGATTCGCACCTCGGCAATCTGTACGTGGCCGAGAGAGGGAAGGGCGCCACGATGAACGGGCTGCCGCTGACGGCCAAGACGGGACGGCCCACGCCGAAGCTGACGCTGGCCTGGATCCAGGGACATCACGTAGGCCGGAGAGGGCGGGCGGCCGCACTCAAGCGGCACCTCGAAGAGAATTCGAAGCGGGTGCTGCCCCTGTGGGCGCCGGCCCTGCAGTGGAGCATGCTGGCGAGGGGCGACCTCGACGGCATTGTGCTGTATAACTCGGAAGGCGACGACCTGTATGCCGGGGTGCTGCTGGCCAAGGAAGCCGGAGCGGCCGTCACCGACTTTGAAGGCCTTCCGTTCGAAGGGATGAACCCTGAGCCGTATCTGGTTGCCTGTGCGCCGGACCGGCTGGAGGAGCTGCTGGAGCTGGTGCGCCGGGGGATGGAAGCCGGCAGGGGACTGCCGCACTAATCACAGGCGTGCCGGGACGTTGATCCGCAGCTCGGAGGACACTGCAGGCTGTAGGCCGAAGGGAAAGGATGTGCGCTGCAGCGTGGAACGAAGGAGCCATAGATATGAGGAGGATTCCGTCTTTAAGGAAGGGACACCGGGTGTCCGTACCGGGGATACCGGCCGCACATAAGGAAACGGATGTACCTGCAGGAAGCCCGGCTGCACGTGTGAAAGCGGACGTCGTACGATACCTGCGGGCTCACCGGCACCCTTGGAACCTGCGACTGCATTACGGAGCGTTTCTGGCCGCCTTCTTCGGCTGGATCTTCCTTTTCTTCGATTGGCGTATGACGCTGGTGTTCGCAGCGGCTCATTATATCCTGTCCTGGACAGGTCACTTTGGCTTCGAGAAGAACAAGCCTGCTTCCTTCCGACATCCGATGCTGGGATTCTATGCGGGCTTTGCATGGTTTTTCGTCCGCACGTATGAGCTCGGAACCGGGCGCAGCGTGCTGCGGCACTGGGAGAAGGAAGCGGCAGGGCTTGTCGACATGCAGGAGAAAGGGGAGGAACTCATATGACAACGGAGCGGGAATCTCTGCCCCTCTTGACGGACCGGTGGACGGAAGAAGAGGCGTCAACGGTGCGTGCCCAGCTCAGACTGTTCAATCAGCTTACGGCACCGAGCGCCTTCGACGTACCGTCCGAATCGCTGAACTTCCTGCTGAAGGAGGAGGACGGCACGCTGGCCGGCGGGCTGCTCGGCCGGACGTACCGGTATGCGTTATTCGTCGAGATTCTGTGGGTGGACGAGAAATACCGCGGGCAGGGCCTGGGAGGCCGTCTGCTTGCCGCAGCGGAAGAGGCGGCCAGGCTGCGGGGCTGCCGGCTCATGCATCTTGATACGTTCAGCTTCCAGGCGCCGGAGTTCTACCGTAAGATGGGCTTCGAGGTCTTCGGGGTGCTGGACGGCTTTCCGGAAGGGTACCAGAGGTATTATCTGAAAAAAACGATTCAGCCCGCGGCGCACCCGCCCGCCTGATAGCAAGAGAGACTGGAATCCGGACGGGATCAGGAGTTCCTTAGTGGACCGGCCGGCATGCAAGCGGCACAGGTGGGCAGCGCCCGGAAACGTCGATTCCGAGGCACGGCTCCAGCTGCCGGCCAGCCTCCATGGTGGAGCCGCCATACCGCGCAAGGCATGCCGGCTCCACGTCAAACAAGCCGGCCTACCTGAGGGTAAGCCGGCCGTCTGCGGTTCCGGAGCGGAACCTTATGTAAGCGATTCATTGCGTGCCCGGGATTCAGCTCCGCTTTTTACCACATGCTCGGGAGCACTTTGATCTCGCGGTCCATCTTCGGGAGGAACGAATAATTCGGGTTGAAGGTGAAGATCCGCTTCATCTGGTAGGAGAGCATCACAACCGCCGTCAGCGCTTCGCTCAGCGAGAACTGGTAGTTCGGGAAGTCGATGATGAGACGCTTGGCCTCCTGCTCAAGCTCGGGGGAGCTTGGAATGATCGTGAGCACGCCCTTCTGGGCCGCTTTGTCCATCGTGTTCAGGAAAATCTGGGCATCCGAATAATCAAAATGATTGCGAAGCCACTGGTGGGTCTCGAACACGACATAGTTCGTCGTAGCGAGCCGCCGGTCCATATCATCCATATCGTAGAACAGCGTCCGGGCCTTGAGATAGTACGGGTCCTCCGGATTCATGAACGCCATCAGGGCGGACTGCTCGAGGAAGACGGTCTGGCCGAGTCCATCCGTATCAAGTACGCTCATATTCTTCAGCCTCCTCTGTCCGCCGGTCTCTGCGTTTGGTCAGTGCATCAAGCTGCAGCAGCGGATTCTTCTCCTTCTGCTCCACCGTAGCCTGGAACATCACCTCGTGGCTGCGCACCGCAAAAAACTGCTCGATCATATAATGGACGGCACCGCTGACCGTCGTATGCTGGGCTTCGGCCATCTGCCGGCACTTCTCATAATATTCGGGCTCGAGCTCAATGACATGGCTGTTGATTTCCGTTTCGCCTTCGGGGGAAGAGATCAGCGAAGTTGCGGCGCTCTTCCAAGCCTTCAGCTTGCTTTGCAGCAGATCTTTGGAATTGCTCATGGGCGTCACCTTCCAAACTCCAGTAGTTTCAATCGATTTCTTGTTGTTTTGTCCTGCCGACGTCTTATAACTTTCGACGCAAAGCTGCAAATTTATGGGGGTTTTTGTCGGAAAAGACGGAACAGTCTCATTATAACATAGTTACTTAACCGCATCCCCCCCAGTTTAAACAAAAGAGGACAGAGGATGACTTTCTCGCAGCATGCCCCCGTAAATCCGAAAGCCGCTCAGAATGCTATAGAGCACTGCTCCCGGAATCAGGGGCAGTGCAGCTGGGGTAATCCGCATGAACAGCTGTGTAAGCGTCAAGCAGCGCACGGTTTCCACGGTACATAACAGCAGGAAGACTGCCATCAGGCTCCATCCTGAAGTGCTTGCGGACTGCAGGGCTTCACGGGGCACGGGCCGGCAGGGGAGTCGGCTGAAGATAGGGTTAAGGGAAGGCTGCCTTGGCGCCGATGAACCTCGGTCCTGAAGAGGGAAAAGGAGGAGATAAGCGTGCTGGGACGCTTTGATATTTTTTATGGCATTGACTTGGGGACATCGAATACGGTGATCTATCAGCAGGGGAGGGGAATTGTGCTTAGAGAGCCGTCCGTGGTGGCGATCCGCCAGGATACGGGCGAGATTGTGGCGGTCGGCACCGAAGCGCAGGCGATGATCGGACGTACGCCCGAGTCGCTTGAGATCGTCTATCCGCTGACGAACGGGGTGATCGCGAACTTCGACATGACGTCGCAGATGCTGCAGCTGTTCATCCGCAAGATTGAAGGGCGGCGCCGGTGGCTGCGCGGCTCGCAGGTGTATATCTCGGTGCCTTGCGGCATCACGAGCGTGCAGAAGCGGGCGGTCGAGGAGACGATGGTCCACAAGGGGGCCAAGAAGGCCGTGGCCGTCGAGGAGCCGCTGGCGGCGGCGCTTGGCGCAGGCATGCCGGTGGACGAGCCGATCGGCTCGCTCGTGCTCGATATCGGCGGGGGCACCAGCCAGGTGGCGGTGCTGTCGCTGGGCGGCATCGTCGTCAGCCACACCGTGCGGCGTGCGGGGATGTCGATCGACAAGGACATTATCGAGTACGTCAAAAAGACCTACAGCCTCGCGATCGGCGACCGTACGGCCGAGGAGATCAAGATGCGGATCGGCTCGGCGGTGGAGCTGCCGGAGGAGCTCTCCATCGACATCCGCGGCCGGGATCTGATCGACGGCCTGCCCCGTGCGGTGCGCATAACCTCGGGGGAGATCCGCGGGCTGTTCGACGATTTCCTGTCGGTGATCTTCGAAGCGATCCGTTATACGCTGGAGCACTGCCCGCCGGAGCTGGCGGGCGATGTCGTCGAGCGCGGCATGCTGCTGTGCGGCGGCGGGGCGCTGCTCCACGGGCTCGACCGGCGCATTCAGGCGGAGACCGGCGTCCCGGTGCATATCGCAGCCGAGCCGCTCGACTGCACTGCGCTCGGTGCGGGCATGATGCTCGACTACCGCCGGGAGCGGCGGATGGGCACAGGCCTGCCGGGCTACCGCGAGAGTGCGGCGGCAGTGGAGAGAGAAGACGAACGCCTCCGCCAGGAGGCGTAGGGCGTAAGGGAGCAAGGATTCCGTCCGGCGTGGCGGGGTCCTTGCTTTGTTTTTGAGCGGGGCCAGCCGGCTCGGCTGCGCTGGACCGGTATGATGCGGCAGCGGTTGACGCTTCGGGCCAGGGCAGGCTATGATGTAAAGAATATCCAGATGGTGCATCGGTCAAAAACGCCTTCACCCTGGGACTGTTCACGAAAGAAGGGATTCTTATCGCTGCCAAACGTCTGATCGGGTGCCTGCATGCCCACCATTCCAACATCCGTTTTTTTGAAGGAACCTTCGATGAAGCGTCCTTCGGCTTCCTGCATTTCGTCGATCCGGGGCTGATTCACTGGCTGACCAGGCAGGAGGAGAAGCACGGTCCGCTGGAAACCCTGGGGACCGCGACCGAGCTGCAGGAGCGGCTCACCGGTCAGCTGGAGTGGATCGCCGGCTGCGGGGCCGACGCGATTCTCGTCACGTGCACGAACTATATCGCCGAGCTGGCGAAGCTGGACAGAACAAGGCTGGAGGGCGTCGGTGCCGAGGTCATCGCCATTGACGAACCCTGGTTCCGGGAGGTGGCGGAGAGCGGGGGAGCATGCCGCATTGCCTTCACGAATCCGGCCACCGTCCAGGGGACGATGAAGCGGCTCGAAGCCTATGCGGAGGCACAGGGCATCCCACTTCGTGCCGAAGCCGTCGTGGCGGATGCCAGCCTGTTCGAGCATCTGCTGCAGGGCAGGGAAGCGCGCTATGCCGAAGAGACCTGCGCGTTTCTGGCCGGACTGACGGCGGCGGACCCCGCCGTGCCTGTCGCCGCCGCCCAGCTGTCGATGGCGGATGCGGCGCGAAAGCTGCAGGGCCAGGGGGCACGAATCATTGAGCCGCTCAGTGCGCTGCAGCGGCACCTGGCTGCCTGGTAGCTAGGCGCGCGGCCGCATGTTCTTCATATAAACCTAAAACCGGCGCTCCCCGCATAGAGGGGAACGCCGGTTTTGGATTTATGGGACTTTAATGCAGGGATGCCTCGTGCAGGCCCTATCCTGCCTCCGGAATCCCCTTACTGAGAGGCAGACCCGGGAAGCTCGCGGTAACCTTGAAGATATCGCCGTCAACCTCAATCCCCAGCTCCCCTCCCTGCAGCTCCACGATGCTCTTGGCAATCGCGAGCCCGAGACCTGAGCCTTCGGTATGCCTGGAAGCGTCCCCGCGCTTGAAGCGTTCGGCGAGCTCCTGGGCTTCGCCTTCGAACTCGTACGCCGATACATTCTTCACCGTCAGCAGGATGTCCGCCGGCCTCCGGGTCAGTGTAACGTAGATCCGCGTCTGCGGGAGAGCGTACTTGACCGCATTGCCGATAAGGTTCTCGAAGACGCGCCACGTCTTCCGGCCGTCGAGGGAGGCCATCATCTGCGGCTGATCCACCTGGACGCGGAAGGTGAGGGACGAGGCGGCCAAGCTGTCCTCGAATTCGGCTAGCGCCTGCTGGAGCAGGGCAGAGACGTTGACGTGCTCGACCTGGAGCTCGACCGCACCGCTGGCCATCTTGGAAGCCTCGAACAGGTCGTCGATCAGCGCCTTCAGCCGCTGGGCCTTGCGGTCCAGCACACCCACATAGTCCCTGCGTGCCTCCTCCGTCAGCTCGGGTGATTTGAGCAGATCGACATAGTTGATGATGGAGGTCAGCGGTGTCTTCAGGTCATGGGAGACATTCGTGATAAGCTCGGTCTTCATGCGCTCGCTCTTCATCCGCGACTCGAGCGCGGTCTGCAGGCCTTCCCGCATGTTGTTGATGCCGTGGGCCAGTCGGTACAGGCTGCCCCGGCCTTTCTCCGGAAGGGCCACGTGGATCTGTCCTTCGGTCATGCGCGATACGCCTGCCAGGATGGTGTCGAGGGTGCGGATTCGGCGCAGAACGTAGGGGACGACGGTGAGGCAGTAGAGCAGGGTATAGGCAAGAACGATGAGAGTAATTTCAAAAGGAACGTCGTATATCAACGCATCGTGATACAAGAATATGCCCAATACGCCTCCCAAGACCACCGTTGCAGTAAAGACCAAACTAGCCTTAAACGTCATACTGCGGTGCGCCGTCCGGTCCGCCAGCTTCCCCCGCACTCGCCTCGCTATACTTTTCTCCCACTCCGCTCTGATTGACCCAGGCTCCTTGGCGAGCCGCCCCGCATCACGAAGCAGCAGAAGCAGGCGCCCAGGATCAAGGCCAGCAGAAGTAATAACAGCAGTTGCGACGGATGAGGAGGCACCGTGAACACGGCAATCTCATCAATTAATCCGATCGTGGTGAGGCCGCCAGCCAGAAACAGAGCAAGCCTTGCATCCAACGGCAATTGACTTATCCAACCCGTCATCCGCCACGGAAGGGTCGAACCCAAGGCCGTTTTGACCCTGTACAAAAAGTACCCCAGAAGCACCATACCCATCAGGCATGCTGCCAACAGCCCCAGCTCAATGACGATCCGGTCCTGAATCGAACTGTAGTATACCGCGTCCCGATGGATCTGAGAGAATCCCTTTGGTTCGAGAGGAACAATCAGAAAGCCTTCCCACTGCTTCTCCTGGAAATACTGGTTTAGAGTGCGTTCATACTCACTCTCCGTCGGAAACGTCTGAGGCAGCTTCAGCCAGTAAAGGGCTTCGTCTTTCAAATTGGACTCGATGGGCGTGTACTGGATATTGGTATAAGTCGTGAAATTCTCACCCTGGCTCTTATCCCGGATGTAATACTGAACCGACCCAGCCCGCTTACGCAGATCAAGCTCCGCCTCCTGATACTGCTTGTCACGGTAAGCCACAAACTCCGCCATCCGCTTCGGCTTCAAGGCGGCCACATCGGCTTCCGCCTTCGCAAGATCCTGCTGCTGCTCCAGCCGGATGCGAGCCAGCTCCTCGGGGCCTTGGCCCTGCTGTACCGCCTGCTCCAGCCGTTCGCTGTGTTCAGTCTGGATGCGGAGCTGGCTTCTTTTCAGCATGGCTGCATAGGAAGCATCCCACGCGGCCAGCCTTTCTTTCCCCACCTTTTGTTCATCGGTTAACTTCATATAATCCCGGTTTTCCCCGTGCATGAACTGGATCAGATTCGTATGCGCGCAGAGCTGCTCCTGGAAGGCCGGGCTCTCGAAGTAGTAGTTGTCCTTCAGGAACGCCCGGTGCGTCCAGATATCGCCTGCCGTCACCAGGGATACCGCTGTCAGACCGATCAGCAGCATCCAGGCGGTGAACGCCAGCCGCTTACTTTTCCATCTTGTAGCCAATGCCCCACACCACCTTCAGATATTCGGGTTCCTTCGGGTTGATCTCGATCTTCTCTCGGATGCGCCGCACATGGACGGCGACCGTATTCTCAGCCTGGAAGTACGGTTCCTTCCATACCTTCTCATAGATCTCCTCGATGGAGAAGACCCGTCCTTTATGCAGCATGAGCAGCTCGAGGATTTTGTACTCCGTTGCCGTCAGCCGCACTTCTTCGCCCTCCACGGACACCGTCTTTGACGCTTGATTTAGCACGAGTCCGCGGACGCGGATCTCATTGTCCTGCGCCTGGTAGCTGCCGAAGAGGGTATACCGCCGAAGCTGCGACTTGACCCGGGCGACGAGCTCCATCGGATTGAACGGTTTCGTCAGGTAATCGTCCGCTCCGACGTTGAGCCCGAGAATCTTATCCGTGTCTTCGGACTTGGCGGAGAGCATGAGGATGGGGATGCTGCGCTGCTCCCGGATGCGGTGCGTCGTCTTGATTCCGTCGAGCCTCGGCATCATGACATCAAGGATGAGCAGATGGATGTCTACTTCCTCGAGGATCCGCAGCGCTTCGAGACCGTCCGATGCCTTGAGCACGTTCATGTTCTCGGCCCGCAGGTAGATTTCGATCGCTTCGGCAATCTCGGGCTCGTCGTCGGCTACCAGCACATTATAGGTTTGCATAGGGGGTTCAACCTGCCTTGTTTCATGGTATGGATTTATAGCCCTTGCCTCCGTCTCCCATACCGGGAAGGTGGACAGTAGTGAGCTTATCAGAAGGGAATGACAACATACTCTACAAATCTCTTACAAATTTCTTAAGTATATCAAGAAAGAGAAGATGTGGGCTACAAAAATGGAACTTCCATGGTAAAATGGCGTATGAAACCAAATAAAAGGTAAAAATTGTAACAAATCTATGATATGATAGGAGAGACGGAGATGGGAAATAGAGAAAAAACAAAAACCGTGGTATCCTGGCTTCTGTGTGCGACAGCCTTGGGTTATGGCGTCATTCATCCGCTGCTCGACCTTAGCGTTTGGCTGAAGCTTCTCATCTTTGCCGGAGTCTTCATAACCGACGGATTCCTGAACGACGAGGATCAGAAACGCTACGGCACGCTGGCTTTTTACGGGATCGGACTCATCATCGGGTATACATACAAGTGGCTCGCGTAGCAGTTCTAAGAACAGCGTGCATTTACCGCTGTTAGTATGTTTTTTGTATACCGTTTTTTCTACCTGCGCCAGCGAGGAGATATCTTTTTGAAAGCGACCTTTATGCGAAGCATAACGGAGCGCAAAAAGATACGCCCGAGCGTGTTGATTGGAGACCCAGTGGTACAGGCTGGTGTCATGTTGTTGTTGGTGCATTCTGCCAGCGAGGAGATATCTTTTTGAAAGCGACCTTTATGCGAAGCATAACGGAGCGCAAAAAGATATACCCGAGCACCTAACGGAGCGCAAAAAGATTTGCCCGAGCACCGGATATTCCCCAGTATTGAACGGCGCCCTTAGGCGGCCGAGTAAGGAAGGGACTTATTATGAATAAAAAGGTTCATATTTTATTATTAGCAGGCGTCATTGCCATGGGGTCCTGGGTGGGGCTCGCCACCGGCAGCGCCGTGTCGGCAACCAAGCAGGAAACCGCCGCGAAGACTTCGCTGGAGGAGGCCGTG containing:
- a CDS encoding DUF3889 domain-containing protein, whose product is MLHYHFKRIRTAGLAAVLLCGTWLHSTVVHGRPALPKEEPKAAFVRSGHLWLKMNGQERELTAEGLADTPRWSEDGRYVAYTRRASAEAPQSEIWVYSLETDRHEQLPVQGGANYRWSPVRSVLALQLETVLGTVEMGLSGAGSFTSEAVGVGNYAWLPDGSGFLISSAAQLNPAGWNAVELYTVALRSGAEPSKPKHLFTLPLQSEDFFAIGTSTFKWSPDRRWISFIARPTASLSADSNTLCLLSADGRTFRRLGPMLGYESWFRWAPKAEKLAYIEGEGRLVTQNKKLQIREAGAFRTGGYTPPGYADRGFTWLDDKMLAVSRSKESDWETEERLRPLPVLYRIPAAAAGPDAGQQLTSPPEGSGDFQPYYVRRSGKLTWVRSDRKEADVWIADASGAEAVPYIKGLAAGSSYYEHFDWSWALAWYDPQPAAAGRAAVQMTATFGAGVPSYAPWGRIAMQETAKKYGAEIHDYLYVGRKEAGPNLTEDTFKLWVVKGGRGFGVIVHVRWETSTEQLKSVTFEETDR
- a CDS encoding metalloregulator ArsR/SmtB family transcription factor codes for the protein MPVQLDKIVTYHKALADPTRFRMLILLAQGECSGQQLAERLHLAPATVTHHAAKLREAALLRERREKNTIYFSLSEYFLREHAQASLDLIFRNPSAEKEELSMVNEKLQASVFKHFFTKEGRLIRIPAQYKKKLIALERIARSLEPGRAYAERELNEVIREYHEDFATIRREFIMHHFMFREKDVYELNPEEMWTKWEEVR
- a CDS encoding inositol monophosphatase family protein; translation: MQELLKKAREVAAEAAEAAGRLAKEYFDQEKEILAKGSEGDLVTAVDLLAEREILSRLNAAFPEHQVRSEESGWSGVEGDWLWLVDPLDGTNNYAIGLAAYGVSITLLYRKEPVLGVIYDSHLGNLYVAERGKGATMNGLPLTAKTGRPTPKLTLAWIQGHHVGRRGRAAALKRHLEENSKRVLPLWAPALQWSMLARGDLDGIVLYNSEGDDLYAGVLLAKEAGAAVTDFEGLPFEGMNPEPYLVACAPDRLEELLELVRRGMEAGRGLPH
- a CDS encoding DUF962 domain-containing protein, whose amino-acid sequence is MRRIPSLRKGHRVSVPGIPAAHKETDVPAGSPAARVKADVVRYLRAHRHPWNLRLHYGAFLAAFFGWIFLFFDWRMTLVFAAAHYILSWTGHFGFEKNKPASFRHPMLGFYAGFAWFFVRTYELGTGRSVLRHWEKEAAGLVDMQEKGEELI
- a CDS encoding GNAT family N-acetyltransferase is translated as MTTERESLPLLTDRWTEEEASTVRAQLRLFNQLTAPSAFDVPSESLNFLLKEEDGTLAGGLLGRTYRYALFVEILWVDEKYRGQGLGGRLLAAAEEAARLRGCRLMHLDTFSFQAPEFYRKMGFEVFGVLDGFPEGYQRYYLKKTIQPAAHPPA
- a CDS encoding type II toxin-antitoxin system VapC family toxin → MSVLDTDGLGQTVFLEQSALMAFMNPEDPYYLKARTLFYDMDDMDRRLATTNYVVFETHQWLRNHFDYSDAQIFLNTMDKAAQKGVLTIIPSSPELEQEAKRLIIDFPNYQFSLSEALTAVVMLSYQMKRIFTFNPNYSFLPKMDREIKVLPSMW
- a CDS encoding rod shape-determining protein produces the protein MLGRFDIFYGIDLGTSNTVIYQQGRGIVLREPSVVAIRQDTGEIVAVGTEAQAMIGRTPESLEIVYPLTNGVIANFDMTSQMLQLFIRKIEGRRRWLRGSQVYISVPCGITSVQKRAVEETMVHKGAKKAVAVEEPLAAALGAGMPVDEPIGSLVLDIGGGTSQVAVLSLGGIVVSHTVRRAGMSIDKDIIEYVKKTYSLAIGDRTAEEIKMRIGSAVELPEELSIDIRGRDLIDGLPRAVRITSGEIRGLFDDFLSVIFEAIRYTLEHCPPELAGDVVERGMLLCGGGALLHGLDRRIQAETGVPVHIAAEPLDCTALGAGMMLDYRRERRMGTGLPGYRESAAAVEREDERLRQEA
- a CDS encoding HAMP domain-containing sensor histidine kinase, translating into MGIFLYHDALIYDVPFEITLIVLAYTLLYCLTVVPYVLRRIRTLDTILAGVSRMTEGQIHVALPEKGRGSLYRLAHGINNMREGLQTALESRMKSERMKTELITNVSHDLKTPLTSIINYVDLLKSPELTEEARRDYVGVLDRKAQRLKALIDDLFEASKMASGAVELQVEHVNVSALLQQALAEFEDSLAASSLTFRVQVDQPQMMASLDGRKTWRVFENLIGNAVKYALPQTRIYVTLTRRPADILLTVKNVSAYEFEGEAQELAERFKRGDASRHTEGSGLGLAIAKSIVELQGGELGIEVDGDIFKVTASFPGLPLSKGIPEAG
- a CDS encoding response regulator transcription factor encodes the protein MQTYNVLVADDEPEIAEAIEIYLRAENMNVLKASDGLEALRILEEVDIHLLILDVMMPRLDGIKTTHRIREQRSIPILMLSAKSEDTDKILGLNVGADDYLTKPFNPMELVARVKSQLRRYTLFGSYQAQDNEIRVRGLVLNQASKTVSVEGEEVRLTATEYKILELLMLHKGRVFSIEEIYEKVWKEPYFQAENTVAVHVRRIREKIEINPKEPEYLKVVWGIGYKMEK